The following are encoded in a window of Plectropomus leopardus isolate mb chromosome 23, YSFRI_Pleo_2.0, whole genome shotgun sequence genomic DNA:
- the elp5 gene encoding elongator complex protein 5 has product MLPELLQGIDAGGILIIQDSVSYSGRHLLKSFINAALNREETVHVLGFDVSEEELKDGLKGSPIQRLHFHDAYTDPLGWTDHPAFTVHQFCLEELTSLVKHTSHPKPPILVIDSLSWILRHLSPPAVCRTLQQLRKGGAVRAIISLLHADMHQRGTVGSICHLASSVITVAPGMKGDEAVAKITKRSKSGKVVQDEEIFSIKDDLTVIVQSKPSQLGPKSADPEEQETDPTANLTFNLRLSDTEREAKEKLALPFVFSKDKKRALLHSGPGSGRILYEPDANDDYDQEDPDDDLDV; this is encoded by the exons ATTCTGTGAGTTATTCTGGTCGACACCTCCTGAAGAGCTTCATCAATGCTGCATTGAACAG GGAGGAAACTGTCCATGTCCTTGGTTTTGACGTCAGTGAGGAAGAGCTGAAAGATGGACTAAAAGGATCCCCTATTCAAAG GCTACACTTTCACGATGCCTATACAGACCCCCTTGGCTGGACTGATCACCCAGCTTTCACAGTTCACCAGTTCTGTTTGGAAGAACTGACAAGCCTGGTCAAGCACACATCACACCCAAAACCACCTATTTTAGTGATTGACTCTCTTTCGTGGATTTTGAGACACCTCAGTCCTCCTGCTGTCTGCAGGACACTTCAGCAACTTAGAAAAG ggGGAGCTGTGAGAGCTATAATCAGTCTTCTCCATGCAGATATGCATCAGAGGGGTACTGTGGGAAGTATATGCCATTTGGCATCTTCAGTCATCACTGTAGCACCTGGGATGAAGGGAGACGAGGCAGTGGCAAAGATAACAAAGCGCTCAAAATCGGGCAAAGTTGTGCAAGAT GAGGAGATTTTCAGCATCAAAGATGATCTTACAGTCATAGTACAGAGCAAGCCCAGCCAACTTGGACCCAAAAGTGCTGACCCTGAGGAGCAGGAG acGGACCCAACAGCCAACTTGACCTTCAACCTTCGACTATCTGATACAGAGCGCGAGGCCAAAGAGAAACTTGCACTGCCCTTTGTCTTCAGCAAAGACAA gaaaCGCGCTCTGCTCCACTCAGGCCCTGGTTCAGGACGAATTCTGTATGAGCCTGATGCAAACGATGACTATGACCAGGAGGATCCTGATGATGATCTTGATGTGTAG